From Phycodurus eques isolate BA_2022a chromosome 1, UOR_Pequ_1.1, whole genome shotgun sequence, one genomic window encodes:
- the LOC133409097 gene encoding protein bicaudal D homolog 2-like, whose product MSVEEHSYPDSLLLLQAAPEWMRAEIQRLSRELGETTNEKIQAAEYGLAVLEEKQQLKQQYDDLEIEYEGVRQELDLLKEAFGQAYSNHRKVAADGESREESLIQESACKEAYYEQRVLELQNELRQTRNILTNTQSENERLSAISQEIRENSQMVELQRNQLRDDIKEYKFREARLLQDYTELEEENISLQKQVSGLKQSQVEFEGLKHENRRLEEDMQFLNSQLEDAIRLKEIAERQLGEAHETIKTERELKASLRKELSHYMNIGDTLYNSPLSISLDGLKFCDEAITEPNNDDALHGYDNSFSKLLTDDNRMSKKEELFHPAPSLVDDLLSELNISEIQKLKQQLMQMEREKVNLLSTLQDSQKQLEQANGALSEHQEKVNRLTENLNAIRKLQASKERQSALDNEKERDSNEDGDYYEVDINGPEILECKYKVAVSEAGELKEELKTLKAEYQACQSRYEEEHTRLENDVTTLGEKLSTLEKTRGLEKDEKAKLEKELRKLSDVAGESQGSLSVAQDELVTFSEELATLYNHVCMCNNETPNRVMLDFYKEGKAGRSSPEGRGRRSPILLTKGLFPEPVKTDLNDGAPSPGSSLPSPVSDHRREPMNIYNLVAIIRDQIKHLQLAVDRTTELSRQRVASLELGTVADKDKEACMEEILKLKSLLSTKREQIATLRTVLKANKQTAEVALANLKSKYENEKAMVTETMMKLRNELKTLKEDAATFSSLRAMFATRCDEYVTQLEAMQRQLAAAEDEKKTLNSLLRMAIQQKLALTQRLEDLEFDHEQTRRTGTGVRSKTRSKASANASGNANVSQGFTCAGSGQAEHSNAMPSGLLGGPAVFCSEKYKIYCD is encoded by the exons GCATTTGGGCAAGCCTACTCCAACCACCGGAAAGTGGCAGCGGATGGGGAGAGCCGGGAGGAGTCGCTTATCCAGGAGTCAGCCTGTAAGGAGGCCTACTACGAGCAGAGGGTCCTGGAACTGCAGAATGAGCTGCGCCAAACCCGCAACATTCTCACTAACACCCAGTCTGAAAATGAACGCCTGAGCGCAATCTCCCAAGAGATAAGAGAG AACAGCCAGATGGTGGAGCTCCAGAGGAATCAGTTGCGTGATGACATCAAGGAATACAAGTTCCGGGAGGCTCGTTTGCTGCAGGACTACACTGAGTTGGAGGAGGAAAACATCTCACTGCAGAAGCAGGTCTCAGGTCTCAAGCAGAGCCAG GTTGAATTTGAGGGTTTGAAGCATGAAAACCGTCGTCTGGAGGAGGATATGCAGTTCTTGAACAGCCAACTGGAGGATGCCATCCGCTTAAAAGAGATTGCTGAGCGTCAGCTGGGTGAAGCCCATGAGACCATCAAGACTGAGCGTGAACTGAAAGCCTCTCTTAGGAAGGAGCTGTCCCACTACATGAACATTGGAGACACACTCTACAACAG TCCTCTTAGTATCTCTCTGGATGGACTCAAATTCTGCGATGAGGCCATCACCGAGCCCAACAATGATGACGCTCTTCATGGTTACGACAATAGCTTCAGCAAGCTGCTCACCGACGACAACCGCATGTCCAAAAAAGAAGAGCTGTTCCACCCAGCACCCAGTCTTGTGGATGACCTACTGAGCGAGCTGAACATCTCTGAGATCCAGAAGCTTAAGCAGCAACTGATGCAG ATGGAGCGCGAGAAGGTCAACCTGCTGTCCACTCTGCAGGACTCCCAGAAACAACTTGAGCAGGCCAATGGCGCTCTCTCAGAGCATCAGGAGAAGGTGAACCGTCTGACAGAGAACCTTAATGCCATCCGCAAGCTTCAGGCTAGCAAGGAGCGCCAGTCTGCCCTGGACAATGAGAAGGAACGTGATAGCAATGAAGACGGAGACTACTATGAGGTGGACATCAATGGGCCAGAGATCCTGGAGTGCAAGTACAAG GTTGCCGTGTCAGAAGCTGGGGAGCTAAAGGAGGAACTCAAGACATTAAAGGCAGAGTACCAAGCGTGTCAGTCCCGTTATGAAGAGGAGCACACCCGGCTGGAGAACGATGTCACAACACTCGGAGAGAAGCTGTCTACTCTGGAGAAGACAAGAGGTTTAGAGAAAGACGAAAAGGCCAAGCTGGAGAAGGAACTGCGTAAG CTGAGTGATGTGGCTGGTGAATCTCAGGGCAGTCTGAGTGTGGCTCAGGACGAACTGGTCACATTCAGTGAAGAACTGGCGACTCTCTACAACCACGTGTGCATGTGCAACAACGAGACCCCGAACCGCGTTATGCTCGACTTCTACAAGGAGGGCAAGGCTGGGCGCAGTAGCCCCGAAGGCCGTGGCCGCCGCTCTCCCATCCTGCTCACCAAGGGCCTCTTCCCAGAGCCTGTTAAAACTGATCTCAACGATGGCGCTCCATCTCCGGGCTCATCTCTGCCTTCTCCTGTGTCCGACCACCGCCGCGAACCCATGAACATCTACAATCTGGTGGCCATCATAAGAGACCAGATCAAGCACTTACAGCTGGCCGTTGACCGCACCACAGAGCTGTCGCGCCAGAGGGTGGCCTCTCTGGAGCTGGGCACCGTGGCCGACAAGGATAAAGAGGCCTGCATGGAGGAGATCCTCAAACTAAAATCCCTCCTCAGCACAAAGAGAGAACAGATTGCTACTCTGAGGACTGTTCTGAAGGCTAACAAGCAG ACAGCTGAAGTTGCTCTCGCCAACCTTAAGAGCAAGTACGAAAATGAGAAGGCTATGGTGACCGAAACCATGATGAAATTGAGGAATGAGCTCAAAACCCTGAAAGAAGATGCAGCCACCTTTTCGTCTCTCCGAGCTATGTTTGCCACACG ATGTGACGAATATGTCACTCAGTTGGAGGCCATGCAGAGGCAGCTGGCTGCAGCAGAGGATGAAAAGAAGACCCTCAACTCACTGCTGAGGATGGCCATCCAGCAGAAGCTGGCCCTGACCCAGCGCCTGGAGGACCTGGAGTTCGACCATGAGCAGACGCGCCGCACAGGCACCGGTGTGCGATCTAAGACCCGCAGCAAGGCCTCTGCGAACGCTTCCGGCAACGCCAACGTAAGCCAGGGTTTCACCTGCGCTGGCTCCGGCCAAGCTGAGCACAGCAATGCCATGCCCAGCGGCCTTCTGGGAGGCCCTGCTGTCTTCTGCAGCGAGAAGTACAAGATCTACTGCGACTGA